A stretch of Acidimicrobiales bacterium DNA encodes these proteins:
- a CDS encoding OsmC family protein produces the protein MATITADLTSGFAVELRAGDHVWHADEPTDLGGSDTGPNPYELLISAVAACTAITISMYCRRKGWELDSVSARYEIDKVHADDCGDCDDDETGYIDRVRSEIFIEGSFDDEQRERLAGIAQRCPVHKTIDHGVTFTTETIFVG, from the coding sequence ATGGCCACAATCACCGCTGATCTCACCTCGGGCTTCGCCGTCGAACTACGCGCCGGCGACCACGTCTGGCACGCCGACGAGCCCACCGACCTCGGGGGGTCCGACACGGGACCCAACCCCTACGAGCTGCTGATCTCGGCGGTGGCGGCGTGCACGGCGATCACCATCTCGATGTACTGCCGGCGAAAGGGCTGGGAGCTCGACTCGGTGTCGGCCCGGTACGAGATCGACAAGGTCCACGCGGATGACTGCGGGGACTGCGACGACGACGAGACCGGCTACATCGACCGGGTCCGCAGCGAGATCTTCATCGAGGGGTCCTTCGACGACGAGCAACGGGAACGACTCGCCGGCATCGCCCAGCGGTGCCCCGTCCACAAGACGATCGATCACGGCGTGACCTTCACCACCGAGACGATCTTCGTCGGCTGA